A genomic window from Spiroplasma helicoides includes:
- a CDS encoding zinc-binding dehydrogenase — MKTKAVRLYGAKDLRLEEFELPKIKENEILAKVVTDSICMSSWKLANQGEKHKKTPNDLINNPIIIGHEFCGDIIEVGKELQNKFNVGDKYVLQANLQLEDAPWCPGYSYQYTGGDATYIIIHPDVIKQDCLIKYNGSSYFEGSLVEPLSCVVGAFNANYHLKPGTYEHIMGIKNQGNLLILGGTGPMGLIMIDYALHGPIKPKKIIVTDISEEKLTRAAELYSSTKETQLFFENVGNVNSTYEYLYDKYQHKFDDIFVMVPAAKVVEDAVKLMGVDSCLNFFAGPQDKMFEAKLNFYDVHYNFTHIVGTSGGNVDDVKQAVKMIEEKKVDLSKVVTHVLGLNDVPYATLNQPEIGGGKKLIYTGKEFSLSSLEAILKSDLPLKNILEKSKGLWSKEAEDYVLKNYKDI, encoded by the coding sequence ATGAAAACAAAAGCAGTTAGACTATATGGAGCAAAAGACTTAAGACTAGAAGAATTTGAACTTCCTAAAATCAAAGAAAATGAAATTCTAGCTAAAGTTGTCACAGACAGTATATGTATGTCAAGTTGAAAATTAGCAAATCAAGGAGAAAAACATAAAAAAACACCTAATGATTTAATTAATAACCCAATTATAATTGGTCATGAATTTTGTGGTGACATTATTGAAGTGGGAAAAGAGCTGCAAAATAAATTCAATGTTGGTGATAAATATGTACTTCAGGCTAATTTACAACTTGAAGATGCGCCGTGATGTCCAGGGTATTCATATCAATACACTGGTGGCGATGCAACATATATAATTATTCATCCGGATGTTATTAAACAAGATTGTTTAATAAAATATAATGGCTCAAGTTATTTTGAAGGATCATTGGTTGAACCACTATCATGTGTAGTCGGTGCATTTAATGCAAACTACCACTTAAAACCAGGAACATATGAACATATTATGGGGATAAAAAACCAAGGAAACCTGTTAATTCTTGGAGGTACTGGACCAATGGGACTAATAATGATTGACTATGCATTACATGGTCCTATTAAACCAAAAAAAATTATTGTTACTGATATTTCTGAAGAAAAACTAACAAGAGCTGCAGAATTATATTCTTCAACAAAAGAAACCCAGCTATTTTTTGAAAACGTTGGCAATGTAAATTCTACATACGAGTATTTATATGATAAATATCAGCATAAGTTTGATGACATATTTGTAATGGTGCCTGCAGCTAAAGTGGTTGAAGATGCTGTAAAACTTATGGGTGTTGACAGCTGTTTAAACTTTTTTGCTGGACCACAAGACAAAATGTTTGAAGCCAAATTGAATTTCTATGATGTTCACTATAACTTTACTCATATTGTTGGAACATCTGGAGGGAATGTTGATGATGTTAAACAAGCAGTAAAAATGATCGAAGAAAAAAAAGTAGACTTATCAAAAGTAGTTACTCATGTTTTAGGTTTAAATGATGTGCCTTATGCTACACTAAATCAACCTGAAATTGGAGGAGGAAAAAAATTAATTTATACAGGTAAAGAGTTTTCATTATCTTCTTTAGAAGCAATTTTAAAAAGCGATTTACCTTTAAAAAACATTTTAGAAAAAAGTAAAGGTTTATGAAGTAAAGAAGCAGAAGATTACGTATTAAAAAATTATAAAGATATTTAA
- a CDS encoding SDR family oxidoreductase: MSWLNIDNKVYIVTGGSSGIGKAIVEALLEQNCIVVNADISEVEQNNKNYRFFKTDISFDEDIRNLVEFTIQNFKKIDGVVNNAGINIPRLLVDYKKEESEFELSSDIYDKIMNINLKGVYMLSQKCAKVFIKQGYGVVLNMSSESGLEGSEGQGCYAASKAALNSFTRSWAKELGKKNIRVVGVAPGILEETGLRTLAYEEALAYTRNKTVDDLRKGYSNTSTIPLSRSGKLSEVADLVMYLLSQRASYITGVTINIAGGKTRG; this comes from the coding sequence ATGAGTTGATTAAATATAGATAATAAAGTTTATATTGTAACTGGTGGATCATCAGGAATTGGAAAAGCTATAGTTGAAGCATTATTAGAACAAAATTGTATTGTTGTTAATGCAGATATTTCAGAAGTAGAACAAAATAACAAAAACTACCGTTTTTTTAAAACTGATATAAGTTTTGATGAAGATATCAGAAACTTAGTTGAGTTCACAATACAAAACTTTAAGAAAATAGATGGAGTAGTGAATAATGCAGGAATAAACATACCGCGACTACTCGTTGATTATAAAAAAGAAGAAAGTGAATTTGAATTATCTTCGGATATTTATGACAAAATCATGAACATTAATTTAAAAGGTGTATATATGCTTTCGCAAAAGTGCGCCAAAGTATTTATTAAACAAGGTTATGGAGTAGTTTTAAATATGTCATCTGAAAGTGGACTTGAAGGTTCAGAAGGTCAAGGTTGTTATGCCGCTTCTAAAGCTGCGCTAAATAGTTTCACAAGATCATGAGCAAAAGAACTAGGTAAAAAAAATATTAGGGTTGTGGGAGTAGCTCCAGGAATCTTAGAAGAAACAGGTTTAAGAACTTTAGCTTATGAAGAAGCATTAGCATACACTAGAAATAAAACTGTTGATGATTTAAGAAAAGGATACAGCAATACATCAACAATACCATTGAGCAGAAGTGGGAAGCTAAGCGAAGTAGCCGATTTGGTTATGTACTTACTATCACAAAGAGCGTCTTACATAACAGGTGTAACAATTAATATTGCTGGAGGAAAGACAAGGGGATAA
- a CDS encoding DeoR/GlpR family DNA-binding transcription regulator: protein MDKNRHDKIMEYIKSKNELKTKYLLKKADSFGVSEITLRRDLHDLEKQGLITLTYGYIKVVEDFLVEQKRDIEHINKQRMMHKEKMSKIALETLKENDVIFVNTGTTCEEFVTKINVKIKLLVTSSFTIASKAIKNIHISSILFIGGFVDKDKKTCYSNINFDFLNDIYFDKLFTSCVSFKNNEDVFFDSVDESNFISRIIANSSYSCLFIDDYKMEKNAFIKAFSAKNFDKVIYYNS, encoded by the coding sequence ATGGATAAAAATAGACATGATAAAATAATGGAATATATTAAAAGTAAAAATGAATTAAAAACAAAATATTTACTTAAAAAGGCTGATTCTTTTGGAGTAAGTGAAATTACTCTTAGAAGAGATTTACATGATTTGGAAAAACAAGGATTAATTACACTAACTTATGGTTACATAAAAGTTGTTGAAGATTTTTTGGTTGAACAAAAAAGAGATATAGAACATATAAATAAACAAAGAATGATGCATAAAGAAAAAATGTCAAAAATAGCACTAGAAACCTTGAAAGAAAATGATGTTATTTTTGTTAATACAGGAACAACTTGTGAAGAGTTCGTAACAAAAATAAATGTAAAAATAAAATTGTTAGTCACAAGTTCTTTCACAATTGCATCAAAAGCTATAAAAAATATTCATATTAGTTCTATATTGTTTATTGGAGGATTTGTTGATAAAGATAAAAAAACTTGTTACTCAAATATAAATTTTGATTTTTTAAATGATATTTATTTTGACAAGTTATTTACAAGTTGTGTATCATTTAAAAATAATGAAGATGTTTTTTTTGATAGCGTTGATGAAAGTAACTTCATTTCAAGAATTATTGCAAACTCATCATATAGTTGCTTGTTTATAGATGATTACAAAATGGAAAAAAATGCATTTATTAAAGCTTTTTCAGCTAAAAATTTTGACAAAGTTATTTATTATAATTCATAA
- a CDS encoding GntR family transcriptional regulator has product MKKWEEIYEYLFSLISEKKIKANEILPSENFLKNKFKISSQPIRKAFYKLIEDKLVISHQGKGYKVINNENNVLFSFSTLYPDAKSIYFYKGKFEVDDELRNKTKFYYEDFVHLIVVKRYIRDELHIVQTSYISDSLLKHQIDENLLNQKGILNFLKNNIKNHIGFSIKKIIAVSKKDLVEPLANDLASNNLILDKGMLFTINQQLIEYRESYYNYENFEWSFIEYYK; this is encoded by the coding sequence ATGAAAAAATGAGAAGAGATTTATGAATACTTGTTTAGTCTAATAAGCGAAAAAAAAATTAAAGCAAATGAAATTTTGCCAAGTGAAAACTTTTTAAAAAATAAGTTTAAAATTTCATCTCAGCCTATTCGAAAAGCTTTTTATAAATTGATTGAAGACAAGTTGGTTATATCACATCAAGGAAAAGGTTATAAGGTAATAAATAATGAAAATAATGTTTTATTTTCTTTTTCCACACTTTATCCAGATGCAAAAAGTATATATTTTTATAAAGGTAAATTTGAAGTAGATGATGAATTACGTAACAAAACTAAATTTTACTATGAGGACTTTGTTCATCTTATTGTTGTTAAAAGATACATAAGAGACGAACTACATATTGTTCAAACATCATATATATCTGATTCACTTTTAAAACATCAAATTGATGAAAACCTTCTTAATCAAAAGGGAATACTTAATTTTTTGAAAAATAATATTAAAAATCACATTGGATTTTCTATAAAAAAAATAATTGCAGTTAGTAAAAAAGATTTAGTAGAACCATTAGCAAATGATCTAGCATCTAACAACCTAATTCTTGATAAAGGAATGTTATTTACTATAAACCAACAGTTAATTGAATATAGAGAAAGTTATTATAATTACGAGAATTTTGAATGAAGTTTTATAGAATACTATAAATAA
- a CDS encoding sucrose-6-phosphate hydrolase: protein MTKVNYKKVGEQIIGIVGKDNITSMTHCATRLRFVVKNKDVIDKSKFEDMEIVKGTFYNGGQFQIILGPSIVNKVYDSLMEDSTNNFEVTQTVSIPPKNKFKYAIRILAGIFIAIMPGMVATGLFLGLKGAILNDSVLGLFGTSVSEVPKALNVVISVLTDTVFAFLPALICYSAFKTFGGSPVMGFVIGLMLVNPLLPNAYSVADPNSGVEPIYIFGFIPLVGYQGSVITSIFLGFIGSKFEKVLRKKMPNALDLMFTPFLVILVTVVSGLLVFGPILHYVETGIVYVVKAIIGIPGGIGGFFIGCLYPVTVMTGMHHLFFLIESTMLGQTGYNPLITVCAMFGFSNAAVCFAISMRVKKRNEKVMGIGSGVTQLLGVSEPALFGVTLRYGVRPMSIMILCSGLGGAVLSLLGIQANSYGLAVILSPLMYLYSWYQFGMYILIGVITFALAFTLTFIFASPDKILKKEQEKKEIENKLALNKNEWTKEQRYRSVKGMKHIEKAYLKNRVKHSKWRHKFHIQPKYGLLNDPNGFSYYNDKYYLFYQWFPYGAVHGLKHWNLVTSKNLVKWSNKGPKLIPTLDHESHGIFSGSSIVKDNQLYLFYTANKRDKNWERFSSQCLAIMDEKNKITKIEKPIIKEKPVGYTNNFRDPKIFLKDNFYYMVVGAQRENETGCILTYKSSDLKKWDYVGELDTKFKNFGSMWECPDITSVDNKDVLMISALNNKKDNLKNIHNAVYNIGKFDAEKNKYTTDQDFMPIDYGFDFYAVQTTESKDKEKILVGWVGLPDTDYPTDDESWANCLSIPRKLSIVNDKLYQTPVESIFSLRKKEQKLEKELENQSLKLENLESKNYELICELDTNGNGESGVKFRVGEKEFTSIYLDSKNKKIILDRNNSGILFSEKFGEIREIPYEKNKVKFDIFVDNSTVEIFINDGEYVMTSRIFPIEDSEDIEIFANKAKAKFDITKYNLK from the coding sequence ATGACAAAAGTTAATTATAAGAAAGTAGGTGAGCAAATAATTGGTATTGTTGGCAAAGATAACATTACCTCTATGACTCACTGTGCTACAAGATTAAGATTTGTAGTTAAAAATAAGGATGTTATTGACAAATCTAAGTTTGAAGATATGGAGATTGTTAAAGGAACATTTTATAATGGCGGACAATTTCAAATTATACTTGGTCCATCAATAGTTAATAAAGTTTATGACTCATTAATGGAAGATAGTACAAATAATTTTGAAGTTACACAAACTGTATCAATTCCTCCAAAAAATAAATTTAAATATGCAATCAGAATATTGGCCGGAATATTTATAGCTATAATGCCAGGTATGGTTGCGACAGGATTATTTTTAGGACTAAAAGGTGCAATTTTAAATGATTCTGTTTTAGGACTATTTGGAACATCAGTTTCTGAAGTTCCAAAAGCTTTAAATGTTGTTATTTCAGTTTTAACCGATACAGTATTTGCATTTTTACCGGCGTTAATATGTTATTCAGCATTTAAAACATTTGGTGGAAGTCCAGTTATGGGATTTGTAATTGGATTAATGTTAGTAAATCCGTTACTACCCAATGCATATTCGGTTGCTGATCCAAATTCTGGAGTTGAACCAATATATATATTTGGTTTTATTCCATTGGTTGGTTATCAAGGTAGTGTTATTACATCAATATTCCTAGGATTTATTGGTTCAAAATTTGAAAAAGTATTAAGAAAAAAAATGCCCAATGCATTAGACTTAATGTTTACACCTTTCTTAGTGATACTTGTAACTGTTGTTAGTGGTTTATTAGTGTTTGGCCCAATTTTACACTATGTAGAAACAGGTATTGTTTATGTTGTAAAAGCAATTATTGGTATACCTGGAGGTATTGGTGGATTCTTTATTGGTTGCTTATATCCAGTGACTGTTATGACAGGAATGCATCACTTATTCTTCTTAATCGAATCAACAATGTTAGGTCAAACAGGTTATAATCCTTTAATTACTGTTTGTGCAATGTTTGGATTTTCTAATGCAGCTGTTTGTTTTGCTATAAGTATGAGAGTTAAAAAAAGAAATGAAAAAGTTATGGGTATTGGATCTGGAGTAACTCAGCTTCTTGGAGTTAGTGAACCTGCGTTGTTTGGGGTAACTTTGAGATATGGGGTTAGACCAATGTCAATAATGATATTGTGTTCAGGACTTGGTGGAGCTGTACTTTCACTATTAGGAATACAAGCCAATTCATATGGTTTAGCTGTAATTCTATCGCCATTGATGTATTTATATAGTTGATATCAATTTGGAATGTATATTTTAATTGGAGTAATAACTTTTGCTCTAGCATTTACTTTAACATTTATATTTGCATCACCAGATAAAATTCTTAAAAAAGAACAAGAAAAAAAAGAAATAGAAAATAAACTTGCTTTAAATAAAAATGAATGAACTAAGGAACAAAGATATCGTTCAGTTAAAGGAATGAAACATATTGAAAAAGCTTATTTAAAAAATAGAGTAAAACATAGTAAGTGAAGACATAAATTTCATATTCAACCAAAATATGGATTGTTAAATGATCCAAATGGTTTCTCATATTACAACGATAAATATTACTTATTCTATCAATGATTTCCATACGGAGCAGTTCATGGTTTAAAACACTGAAACTTAGTAACATCAAAAAATTTAGTAAAATGAAGCAACAAAGGACCAAAATTAATACCTACTTTAGACCATGAAAGTCACGGAATATTTTCAGGGTCATCAATTGTGAAAGACAATCAATTATATTTATTCTATACAGCAAACAAAAGAGATAAAAATTGAGAAAGATTTTCTTCACAATGTTTAGCTATAATGGATGAAAAAAATAAGATAACAAAAATTGAAAAACCAATCATAAAAGAAAAACCAGTAGGTTACACAAATAATTTTAGAGATCCAAAAATATTTTTGAAAGATAACTTTTATTATATGGTTGTTGGAGCTCAACGAGAAAACGAAACAGGATGTATTTTAACTTATAAATCAAGTGATTTAAAAAAATGAGATTATGTCGGGGAGCTTGATACTAAGTTTAAAAACTTTGGTTCAATGTGAGAGTGTCCTGATATAACTAGCGTTGATAACAAGGATGTTTTAATGATATCAGCTTTAAATAATAAAAAAGATAATTTAAAAAACATTCATAATGCGGTTTATAATATTGGAAAATTTGATGCAGAAAAAAATAAATATACAACTGATCAAGATTTTATGCCAATAGATTATGGATTTGATTTTTATGCAGTACAAACTACTGAAAGTAAAGATAAAGAAAAAATTTTAGTAGGATGAGTTGGTTTACCTGACACAGATTACCCAACAGATGATGAGTCATGGGCTAATTGTCTATCAATACCAAGAAAATTATCAATTGTAAATGATAAACTTTATCAAACACCAGTCGAAAGCATTTTTTCATTAAGAAAAAAAGAACAAAAATTAGAAAAAGAGTTAGAAAATCAATCATTGAAATTAGAAAACTTAGAATCTAAAAATTATGAGCTAATTTGTGAATTAGATACAAACGGAAACGGAGAATCAGGAGTAAAATTTAGAGTTGGCGAAAAAGAGTTTACAAGTATTTATTTAGATTCTAAAAATAAAAAAATCATTTTAGATAGAAATAATTCTGGAATTTTATTTTCAGAAAAATTCGGGGAAATAAGAGAAATACCTTATGAAAAAAATAAAGTAAAATTTGATATATTTGTTGATAATTCGACTGTAGAAATATTTATAAATGATGGTGAATATGTTATGACATCAAGAATATTTCCTATTGAAGATAGTGAAGATATTGAAATATTTGCAAACAAAGCAAAAGCTAAATTTGATATAACTAAATACAATTTAAAATAA